The following coding sequences are from one Simkaniaceae bacterium window:
- a CDS encoding tRNA (guanine(46)-N(7))-methyltransferase TrmB, producing MKREKLNYPHSWEERRPAVSHRVLFIPDYYFEHDAFEMPPFSSADLFGNENPVYIEYCSGNGEWIIEKAASNPMINWVAVEMKFKRVRKIFSKMQQRGLSNLIIVCGDANEFIRYYLKEASIDAIFINFPDPWPKEKHAKHRLIQREFVSQMKRTLKPNRDVTIVTDHPEYSLQVIGEMRGDFESQYPHPYYTEKDPEYGSSYFNRLWEGMGCFIRFMKFKKIIG from the coding sequence ATGAAAAGAGAAAAGTTAAATTATCCCCATTCTTGGGAAGAGAGACGGCCGGCTGTTTCTCATCGCGTCCTCTTTATCCCCGATTATTATTTTGAGCATGATGCTTTTGAAATGCCCCCCTTTTCAAGCGCGGATCTATTTGGAAATGAAAATCCGGTCTATATCGAATACTGCAGCGGAAATGGGGAGTGGATTATTGAAAAGGCAGCCTCTAATCCAATGATCAATTGGGTTGCCGTTGAGATGAAGTTTAAGCGCGTGCGCAAAATTTTCTCAAAGATGCAGCAAAGAGGTCTATCTAATCTGATCATTGTATGCGGGGATGCAAATGAGTTTATCCGTTATTACCTCAAAGAAGCTAGTATTGATGCTATTTTTATTAACTTTCCCGATCCATGGCCAAAAGAAAAGCATGCAAAACATCGTTTGATTCAAAGGGAGTTTGTTTCTCAAATGAAGCGAACCCTAAAGCCTAATCGGGATGTGACGATTGTTACGGATCATCCCGAATATAGCCTGCAAGTGATCGGCGAGATGAGGGGTGACTTTGAATCTCAATATCCCCACCCCTATTACACGGAAAAAGATCCCGAATACGGCTCCTCCTACTTTAATCGCCTTTGGGAGGGGATGGGGTGCTTTATTCGCTTTATGAAATTTAAAAAGATCATTGGATAA
- the recF gene encoding DNA replication/repair protein RecF, with product MIRIKTLFLQNFRNYARTLVEFGPHVNYLQGKNGQGKTNLLEAIYFISTGRSFRTDKLCELIRDGSRFFHIEVIFEKQGIDHHLKLHFDGQKKSVEINETKSSNFSVLLGLIPSVIASPSDIDLIMGSPQTRRRYLNLHIAQSDPVYVYHLSRYNKALKQRNALLKIKQLKTMDIWEEQMAQSAAYLVDRRIRSLKKLSQYAHDILQDLSHDDETLEMKYQSSTPIKDKVELKSAFIKQLSQQRARELQYGITLSGPHRDDVDIRHNDKVAKAYSSEGQKRSILSSFRLAECIHLQEVHAQQPIFGIDDFGNHLDETRIDLLKNRLEKTGQIFLSTPELTPHAEDSFLIEGGSLLKFSI from the coding sequence ATGATCAGAATTAAAACCCTTTTTTTGCAAAATTTTAGAAATTATGCAAGAACGCTTGTCGAATTCGGTCCTCATGTTAACTACCTCCAAGGCAAAAACGGACAGGGTAAGACAAACCTACTCGAAGCGATCTATTTCATCAGTACGGGCCGCTCCTTTCGTACAGACAAGCTCTGTGAACTCATCCGCGATGGCTCCCGCTTTTTTCATATCGAAGTGATATTTGAAAAACAGGGTATCGACCACCATCTCAAGTTACATTTTGACGGGCAAAAAAAAAGCGTTGAGATCAATGAAACTAAATCATCCAATTTTTCAGTCCTATTGGGATTGATTCCTTCAGTGATTGCATCTCCCTCTGATATTGATCTGATTATGGGCTCTCCTCAAACTAGACGCCGCTATCTGAACTTACACATTGCGCAAAGCGATCCCGTTTATGTCTATCACCTCTCGCGCTATAATAAGGCTTTAAAACAACGCAATGCCCTCCTCAAAATCAAGCAACTCAAAACAATGGATATCTGGGAAGAGCAAATGGCTCAATCTGCCGCTTATTTAGTTGATAGGCGCATCCGATCTCTTAAAAAACTCTCTCAATATGCCCATGACATTCTACAAGATTTAAGCCATGATGATGAAACTTTAGAGATGAAGTATCAATCTTCCACTCCCATTAAAGATAAAGTTGAACTCAAAAGCGCCTTTATAAAGCAGCTAAGCCAACAAAGAGCGCGAGAGCTTCAATATGGAATAACGTTAAGTGGTCCCCATCGAGATGATGTCGATATTAGGCATAATGACAAGGTCGCCAAAGCCTATTCAAGTGAAGGACAAAAAAGGTCGATTCTCTCCTCTTTTCGCTTAGCTGAATGCATCCATTTACAAGAAGTGCATGCGCAACAGCCGATTTTTGGAATTGATGATTTTGGCAATCATCTCGATGAAACGCGCATCGATCTTCTCAAAAATCGGCTGGAAAAAACAGGACAAATCTTTTTATCAACACCGGAGCTCACACCTCATGCAGAGGATAGTTTTCTCATAGAGGGTGGCTCACTCTTAAAATTTTCGATTTGA
- the dnaN gene encoding DNA polymerase III subunit beta, whose product MKLVISRSELVSLIGKIQNVVPSKPAIPILSNILIEAQDGQLIMSATDLTVSMKAYTDAKILKEGSIALPARRFFQLTRELTSPQIKLECDAHGIATIISGTSEFKLNGMNKSEFPSLPDLAAATTFSIQSDLLKDMLYRTSFAAARDDSRQVLNGIYTEIQDNTLTFVGTDGKRLAKIHESIDFPSSKKLHFIMPLKAVEEMTRILDGSEQAKFSIMSDKIALEVGSICLITKLLSGQYPDVDRVIPTQASMKSITLHKEELTTLLKQVSLFTSEMNYSVRFSFQDGQLRMQAVSNDIGEGKVNMPVDYHEDRLDIAFNPYFFIDILKHCKDETTTFGLTDSYNPGMITDSSSAQYVIMPMRLTNE is encoded by the coding sequence ATGAAGCTAGTCATTTCGCGTAGTGAACTTGTATCTCTTATAGGAAAAATTCAAAACGTTGTTCCTTCAAAACCTGCTATTCCGATTTTGTCCAATATCTTGATCGAGGCGCAAGATGGGCAGTTAATCATGAGCGCAACTGACCTTACGGTTAGTATGAAGGCCTATACGGATGCCAAGATTCTCAAAGAAGGATCGATTGCCCTCCCTGCAAGACGTTTCTTCCAGTTAACACGCGAACTCACTTCTCCACAAATTAAGCTCGAATGCGATGCACATGGCATCGCAACGATTATTTCAGGCACATCTGAGTTCAAACTCAATGGCATGAATAAATCGGAATTCCCCTCCCTGCCCGATCTGGCGGCGGCAACCACATTTTCCATTCAAAGCGATTTGCTAAAAGATATGCTCTATCGCACATCGTTTGCGGCGGCACGTGACGATAGTCGGCAGGTGCTCAATGGTATTTATACTGAAATCCAAGACAATACGCTCACGTTTGTTGGAACGGACGGAAAAAGACTTGCTAAAATCCACGAGTCGATTGACTTTCCTTCTTCCAAAAAATTACACTTTATTATGCCCTTGAAGGCTGTCGAGGAAATGACACGTATTTTAGACGGAAGTGAACAAGCAAAGTTCTCTATCATGAGTGATAAAATTGCCCTTGAAGTGGGTTCTATTTGCTTGATTACAAAGCTCTTATCGGGCCAATACCCCGATGTGGATCGCGTGATTCCCACCCAAGCATCGATGAAATCCATTACACTCCACAAAGAAGAGCTCACCACCCTTCTCAAACAAGTCTCTTTATTCACTTCTGAAATGAACTACTCCGTGAGATTTTCTTTCCAAGACGGACAACTGCGTATGCAGGCCGTAAGTAATGACATCGGAGAAGGAAAGGTTAACATGCCTGTCGATTATCACGAAGATCGACTCGATATCGCATTTAACCCTTATTTTTTCATTGATATCCTGAAGCATTGCAAAGATGAAACAACCACGTTCGGACTGACCGATTCCTATAATCCCGGAATGATCACCGACTCTTCTTCTGCACAATATGTGATCATGCCAATGCGATTGACAAATGAATGA
- the smpB gene encoding SsrA-binding protein SmpB, with the protein MTKNSNELVSNRKARHNYEIIETLEAGIVLMGTEIKSLRHHGGSLDESYVTISSGAAHLKNAFIAQYTFGNIHNHEEKRERKLLLHKRELLKLKQAIDQKGMALIPLSIHLKRGKAKVLIALAKGKKTYDKRESMKKEQIAKDIRKAIREHS; encoded by the coding sequence ATGACAAAGAATAGCAATGAGCTTGTAAGCAACCGAAAAGCTCGCCACAATTATGAGATTATTGAGACTCTCGAAGCGGGTATCGTCCTCATGGGGACTGAAATCAAATCGCTCCGTCATCATGGCGGCAGCCTGGATGAATCCTATGTAACGATTTCATCCGGTGCGGCCCATCTTAAAAATGCTTTTATCGCACAATACACCTTTGGTAATATCCACAATCATGAAGAAAAGCGCGAGCGGAAGCTATTGCTGCATAAACGCGAGCTTTTAAAGCTCAAGCAAGCTATCGATCAAAAAGGAATGGCGCTTATTCCTCTTTCTATTCACCTGAAAAGAGGAAAAGCAAAGGTTTTAATTGCCTTGGCAAAAGGAAAAAAGACCTATGACAAACGCGAATCAATGAAAAAAGAGCAAATTGCAAAAGACATTCGCAAAGCCATTCGCGAACATTCATAA
- a CDS encoding glucose-6-phosphate isomerase produces the protein MSFTKYKAYKKLQSLAKKPFDLTLPGALTPERVNHMVATSLNLKMFYGTERVTDEVIDLLIQLSEEADALKKMQKMQSGGVINKVEGYESENRMVLHTAMRDFFNDKNSSPAAREASLLAWEEVQKLKNFCKEIDSENRIRYVVQVGIGGSDLGPRAIYLSLKAFEDGRRKIFFLSNVDPDDAAVILREIELEKTLVVVVSKSGSTLETRTNEEFFIEKFKEKGLDPKKHLVAVTGKGSPMDNPDRYRASFYIWDYIGGRYSVTSMVGGVTLALALGIEHYMEFLRGASEMDKQALNPNPKANLPLLGALLGIWNRNFLNLPTLAIIPYSNAMIRFPAHLQQCDMESNGKHIHQDGSHVDHETGPIIWGEPGTNGQHSFYQLIHQGTTVVPIEFIGFRNSQYHVDVNVEGTTSQEKLLANLFAQSIGLAQGKKSPHNPNKEFEGNRPNRILFAAECDPYTIGALLSYFENKIAFQGFIWGINSFDQEGVQLGKVLANQLIDLMRKQDRGEKSVKSDFPLGQAYLDQIENFKSEPPSMRKLSSA, from the coding sequence ATGAGTTTTACGAAATATAAGGCATATAAAAAACTTCAGTCTCTGGCAAAGAAGCCATTTGATTTGACTCTGCCGGGTGCATTAACGCCCGAGAGGGTTAATCATATGGTGGCAACGAGTCTCAATCTCAAAATGTTTTATGGGACTGAGCGAGTCACCGACGAAGTGATCGATCTGTTAATTCAATTATCTGAAGAAGCCGATGCGCTAAAAAAAATGCAAAAGATGCAGTCAGGGGGGGTGATTAATAAGGTTGAAGGTTATGAATCGGAAAATCGAATGGTTCTTCATACTGCTATGAGGGACTTTTTTAACGATAAAAACTCATCTCCCGCAGCGAGAGAAGCTTCTCTACTCGCCTGGGAAGAAGTTCAAAAGCTAAAGAATTTTTGTAAGGAAATCGATAGCGAAAATCGCATTCGTTATGTCGTTCAAGTGGGAATAGGAGGATCCGATCTCGGTCCTAGAGCCATTTACCTCTCGCTTAAGGCATTTGAAGACGGTCGTCGCAAGATTTTCTTCCTCTCAAATGTTGATCCCGATGATGCTGCCGTCATTTTGCGTGAAATCGAACTTGAAAAGACACTAGTTGTTGTTGTTTCCAAGTCGGGATCGACCCTTGAGACGCGAACCAATGAGGAATTCTTTATTGAGAAGTTTAAAGAAAAAGGACTCGATCCTAAGAAACATCTCGTTGCCGTCACGGGAAAGGGGAGTCCTATGGATAACCCTGATCGCTACCGCGCAAGTTTTTATATTTGGGATTATATTGGAGGACGCTACTCTGTGACGTCAATGGTGGGGGGCGTGACGCTTGCTCTAGCCCTTGGCATCGAGCATTACATGGAGTTTTTAAGAGGGGCCTCTGAGATGGATAAGCAAGCGCTTAATCCCAATCCCAAGGCTAATTTGCCGCTTTTGGGCGCCCTTCTCGGGATTTGGAACCGCAATTTCCTCAACCTACCTACGCTCGCCATTATTCCCTATTCAAACGCGATGATTCGTTTTCCGGCGCATTTGCAACAATGCGATATGGAATCGAATGGAAAACATATCCATCAAGACGGCTCTCACGTCGATCACGAAACAGGCCCCATTATTTGGGGTGAGCCGGGAACTAATGGACAGCATTCTTTTTATCAGCTCATCCATCAAGGAACAACAGTTGTTCCTATTGAGTTTATTGGATTTCGCAATTCTCAATATCATGTCGACGTTAATGTGGAAGGGACGACGAGTCAGGAAAAATTGCTCGCGAACCTGTTTGCTCAATCCATTGGCTTAGCTCAAGGGAAAAAAAGCCCACATAATCCCAATAAGGAGTTTGAGGGGAATCGCCCCAATCGCATCTTGTTTGCGGCCGAATGTGACCCCTATACGATTGGAGCGCTTCTCTCATACTTTGAGAATAAAATTGCCTTCCAAGGATTTATTTGGGGAATCAACTCGTTTGACCAGGAAGGGGTTCAGCTTGGAAAAGTACTCGCTAATCAACTGATTGATTTGATGAGGAAACAGGATAGGGGTGAGAAGTCGGTAAAAAGTGATTTTCCACTCGGACAAGCTTACTTGGATCAAATCGAAAATTTTAAGAGTGAGCCACCCTCTATGAGAAAACTATCCTCTGCATGA
- a CDS encoding AAA family ATPase, with protein MQHSFIGRKRELQMLGELFRKKSASLVVIRGRRRIGKSRLAQEFARKTPHYVFSGLPPTSGITAADQKEEFARQLQREMKIPLPRADDWGDLFWHLAQQAQKEKIVIVLDEISWMGSKDPTFLGKLKTAWDLYFKNNPQLVLILCGSISSWIEENILSSTGFMGRISLDIVLEELPLHECNEFWNAEQDRVSAFDKLKVLSVMGGVPRYLEEILPNQSAETNIQRLCFRKEGFLFSEFERIFSDLFSSRSSTYKTIVERLAEGPCELKGIYTALKVEKNSLVSEYMEDLVTAGFVSRDFTWHLKTGLDSKLSHYRLKDNYLRFYLKYIEPNKKKIEKQGLKLLPQWQSAMGLQFENLVLSNRKVVQKILGIDPFEIVNDNPFFQRKANDRQGCQIDYMIQTKFGTCYLCEIKFNAQEITKSIIDEVKLKIKSLALPKNMSIRPVLIHVNGVDEYVKESDFFSSIIDFNDLLHS; from the coding sequence ATGCAACATTCATTTATAGGTCGGAAAAGAGAGCTTCAGATGCTCGGCGAACTCTTTAGGAAGAAGTCAGCTAGTCTTGTGGTCATCCGGGGAAGACGCCGCATCGGAAAGAGTCGTCTAGCACAGGAATTTGCCCGGAAAACCCCTCACTATGTTTTTTCCGGACTTCCACCGACAAGTGGCATTACGGCCGCCGACCAAAAGGAAGAATTTGCTCGTCAACTACAACGTGAAATGAAAATTCCTCTTCCAAGAGCTGATGACTGGGGTGATCTGTTTTGGCATTTAGCACAACAGGCTCAAAAAGAAAAAATAGTTATTGTTTTAGATGAAATTAGCTGGATGGGTTCAAAGGACCCCACGTTTCTTGGAAAACTCAAAACTGCTTGGGATCTCTACTTCAAAAATAACCCTCAGTTAGTTCTAATTTTATGTGGATCAATTTCAAGTTGGATTGAAGAAAACATCCTCAGTAGTACGGGGTTTATGGGAAGAATCTCTTTAGACATTGTCTTGGAAGAACTTCCCTTACATGAGTGTAATGAATTTTGGAATGCCGAGCAAGATAGGGTATCAGCCTTTGATAAACTTAAGGTGCTTTCCGTAATGGGGGGTGTTCCGCGATATCTTGAAGAAATTTTGCCAAATCAAAGTGCTGAGACAAATATCCAAAGATTATGTTTTCGAAAAGAAGGTTTTCTCTTTAGTGAGTTTGAACGAATTTTTTCAGATTTATTTTCCTCCAGAAGCTCTACTTACAAAACCATTGTTGAAAGACTTGCTGAGGGACCTTGTGAGCTTAAAGGTATTTACACGGCTTTAAAGGTTGAAAAAAACAGTCTGGTTTCTGAATATATGGAAGATCTTGTTACGGCAGGGTTTGTTTCTCGCGATTTTACCTGGCATCTTAAGACGGGTCTAGATTCGAAATTAAGCCATTATCGACTCAAAGATAATTATCTGAGATTCTATCTCAAATATATTGAGCCGAACAAAAAGAAAATTGAAAAACAAGGGCTGAAACTACTGCCTCAATGGCAATCGGCAATGGGATTGCAGTTTGAAAATCTTGTCCTTAGCAATCGAAAAGTAGTACAAAAAATCCTTGGTATCGATCCTTTTGAAATCGTGAATGACAATCCATTTTTTCAGCGTAAAGCGAATGATCGACAAGGATGCCAAATTGATTACATGATCCAAACAAAATTCGGAACCTGTTATCTATGCGAAATCAAATTTAACGCTCAGGAAATTACAAAAAGCATTATTGATGAAGTTAAACTAAAAATTAAAAGCTTAGCTCTTCCTAAAAATATGTCCATAAGACCTGTTTTAATCCACGTAAACGGCGTTGATGAATACGTTAAAGAAAGTGACTTCTTTTCCTCTATTATCGACTTTAATGATCTTCTGCACTCGTAA